In Carya illinoinensis cultivar Pawnee chromosome 9, C.illinoinensisPawnee_v1, whole genome shotgun sequence, the following are encoded in one genomic region:
- the LOC122277497 gene encoding mitochondrial succinate-fumarate transporter 1, whose amino-acid sequence MKKQDQPQGTPMKAIPPYVKALSGSLGGVMEAACLQPIDVIKTRLQLDRSGTYKGIIHCGTTIVRTEGVRALWKGLTPFATHLTLKYALRMGSNAVLQSAFKDSETGKISNRGRLLSGFGAGVLEALVIVTPFEVVKIRLQQQRGLSPELLKYKGPFHCARLIIREEGLLGLWAGAAPTVMRNGTNQAAMFTAKNAFDVLLWKKHEGDGKVLQPWQSMISGFLAGTAGPVCTGPFDVVKTRLMAQSRVGGGVKYKGMIHAIRTIYAEEGLRALWKGLLPRLMRIPPGQAIMWTVADQVIGFYEGRYIRGAHL is encoded by the exons ATGAAAAAGCAAGATCAACCGCAGGGAACCCCCATGAAAGCGATCCCACCTTACGTGAAAGCCTTGTCCGGCTCGCTCGGTGGAGTCATGGAGGCTGCTTGTCTGCAGCCCATTGACGTCATCAAAACCAGGCTACAGCTCGACCGCTCTGGGACCTACAAGGGGATTATCCACTGCGGTACCACGATTGTGCGCACCGAAGGTGTGCGGGCTCTCTGGAAGGGCTTGACCCCGTTCGCCACGCACCTGACCCTCAAGTATGCGCTTCGGATGGGCTCCAATGCTGTGCTCCAGTCCGCGTTTAAGGACTCCGAGACGGGAAAGATCAGCAACCGTGGGCGGCTACTCTCCGGGTTTGGTGCTGGGGTTCTTGAGGCTCTTGTTATTGTTACACCATTTGAG GTGGTCAAAATTAGATTGCAGCAGCAGAGAGGTTTGAGTCCCGAGCTTCTGAAGTATAAGGGTCCTTTCCATTGTGCTCGCTTGATCATCCGAGAAGAAGGGCTCCTTGGGCTCTGGGCAGGTGCTGCTCCGACTGTCATGCGAAATGGGACTAACCAGGCTGCCATGTTTACAGCCaaaaatgcatttgatgtactcTTGTGGAAAAAACATGAAGGTGATGGGAAAGTCCTCCAACCATGGCAGTCTATGATATCGGGATTTCTTGCGGGTACTGCAGGTCCTGTCTGCACTGGACCATTTGATGTTGTGAAAACAAGGCTGATGGCCCAGAGCAGAGTTGGGGGTGGGGTGAAGTACAAAGGTATGATCCATGCCATCAGAACCATATATGCAGAGGAAGGGCTTCGTGCGTTGTGGAAGGGACTTTTACCCCGGCTCATGAGGATTCCTCCTGGCCAGGCTATAATGTGGACTGTGGCTGACCAAGTGATTGGATTTTATGAGGGGAGATATATCCGCGGAGCACACTTGTAG
- the LOC122277490 gene encoding ERBB-3 BINDING PROTEIN 1: protein MSDDEREEKELDLTSPEVVTKYKSAAEIVNKALQLVVSECKPKVKIVDICEKADSYIREQAGNMYKNVKKKIERGVAFPTCISVNNTVCHFSPLASDETVLEEGDMLKIDIGCHIDGFIAVVAHTHVLQEGPVTGRAADVIAAANTAAEVALRLVRPGRKNKDVTDAIQKVAAAYDCKIVEGVLSHQLKQFVIDGNKVVLSVSAPETRVDDAEFEENEVYAIDIVTSTGEGKPKLLDERQTTIYKRAVDRNYHLKMKASRFIFSEINQKFPIMPFTARALEEKRARLGLVECVNHELLQPYPVLHEKPDDLVAHIKFTVLLMPNGSDRITSHPLQELQPTKTIDDPEIKSWLALGTKTKKKGGGKKKKGKKGDKTEESTEAEPMDTATNGAASQE, encoded by the exons ATGTCGGACGACGAGAGGGAGGAGAAGGAGTTGGATCTAACTTCTCCTGAAGTCGTCACGAAATACAAGAGCGCCGCCGAGATCGTTAACA AGGCTTTGCAGCTAGTTGTATCCGAATGCAAACCTAAGGTCAAGATTGTAGACATTTGCGAGAAGGCTGATTCGTACATCAGAGA GCAAGCTGGTAACATGTACAAGAATGTTAAGAAGAAGATCGAGAGGGGCGTTGCTTTCCCAACTTGCATTTCTGTAAACAACACTGTCTGTCATTTTTCTCCGCTTGCCAGCGACGAGACTGTGTTGGAAGAGGGTGATATGTTAAAGAT TGATATCGGTTGCCATATAGATGGTTTTATTGCTGTGGTGGCACATACTCATGTTCTTCAGGAAGGCCCAGTTACTGGGAGGGCAGCTGATGTAATTGCTGCTGCTAATACTGCTGCAGAGGTTGCTTTGAGGCTTGTGAGGCCGGGAAGAAAG AACAAAGATGTAACTGATGCTATTCAGAAGGTTGCCGCTGCTTATGACTGCAAAATTGTTGAAGGTGTTCTTAGCCATCAACTGAAGCAGTTTGTGATAGATGGTAACAAGGTTGTACTGAGTGTATCTGCTCCAGAGACAAGAGTTGATGATGCAGAATTTGAGGAGAATGAAGTTTATGCTATTGATATTGTAACAAGCACGGGTGAAGGGAAG CCTAAGCTCTTGGATGAGAGGCAGACAACTATTTATAAGAGAGCTGTTGACAGGAACTACCACTTGAAGATGAAAGCTTCTAGGTTTATTTTCAGTGAAATAAATCAGAAATTTCCTATCATGCCATTCACTGCTAG GGCTCTGGAGGAGAAGAGAGCTCGGCTGGGTTTGGTGGAATGTGTTAATCATGAACTCTTGCAGCCATACCCTGTTCTACATGAGAAGCCTG ATGATTTGGTTGCACACATCAAATTCACAGTTCTACTAATGCCAAATGGGTCAGATCGAATTACATCTCATCCTCTGCAGGAGCTGCAGCCCACAAAGACAATAGATGATCCCGAAATCAAGTCCTGGTTAGCCCTGGGCACAAAGACGAAGAAGAAAGGTggtggaaagaagaagaaag GTAAAAAAGGAGACAAAACTGAGGAGTCAACAGAAGCCGAGCCTATGGATACTGCTACAAATGGTGCTGCTTCCCAAGAATGA